From the genome of Xiphophorus hellerii strain 12219 chromosome 11, Xiphophorus_hellerii-4.1, whole genome shotgun sequence, one region includes:
- the LOC116728541 gene encoding A disintegrin and metalloproteinase with thrombospondin motifs 15-like, with protein sequence MFVRTVFLLHFVKFIRCMESEICFPIRLDDDRDDLNNDLDISVRKHVMKIQAFQQELVIDLQQDSDFISPSISIQDGFWFSNTDVSTDLRGCFYSGYVNGDRGSYAALSLCKGLNGAFGFQGWEYFIRPVRNDTRSAQDAHIVRRRPSNDLKQNSTSRCAVESDLSPLDAQSLQKYKQMTDLNNVTETMLKKMGRAKRFASVPRYVETLVAADESMLSFHGDDLKHYLLTLMSVAARLYRHPSILNSISVTVVKIVIISEEDKGPKVSGNAAMTLRNFCTWQKKMNKHNDKHPDYWDTAILFTRQDLCGASTCDTLGMADVGTMCDPKRSCSVIEDDGLPSAFTTAHELGHVFNMPHDNVKACEDVFGKLQENHMMSPTLIQINRTSPWSPCSAAIITEFLDSGHGDCLLDQPQKTLVLPDVLPGSSYDLDRQCELAFGEGSKPCPFLQPPCSRLWCTGKSSGHLVCMTRHFPWADGTRCGDGQVCDRGVCSDKQLQTVKLDGRWGKWGPFGSCSRTCGSGVQLSKRECNNPAPSNGGKYCQGVRVKYRSCSLNRCPETDKTYREEQCETSGQTFSSSRVAQSVVWVPKYSGVSPKDRCKLICRANGTGYFYVLSPKVVDGTPCSPDSTGICVQGKCIKAGCDRVIGSTKKFDKCGICGGDNKSCKKVSGLFTKPVHGYNFVVVLPVGAANVDIRQRGYKGMMGDDNYLAVKNSKGHYLLNGNYIVSAGERDIIVNNSLLRYSGTTGLSETLHAVNPLGEALTVEVLCAGKITPPRIRYSFYLHRQTKEDKMLKKGERANSENSVLTKDEMTEDEEDNLKSSYSKMNALVGKWISAPWEVCSVSCGRGFQRRMVQCLKSDGKPGLDCDSSQRPSATRVCGGPCADWYIGQWSPCSRTCGKGFKRRPLHCKDQTGLLLPRDLCKGLRKPQELDFCNLSTCQ encoded by the exons ATGTTTGTCAGGACAGTTTTTCTCCTCCACTTTGTCAAATTTATTCGATGCATGGAAAGTGAGATTTGCTTTCCGATTAGGCTGGATGACGACAGAGACGATCTTAACAACGACTTGGATATCAGTGTTAGAAAGCATGTCATGAAGATACAAGCTTTCCAGCAAGAATTAGTGATCGATTTACAGCAAGATTCAGATTTCATTTCTCCCTCCATCTCCATCCAAGACGGGTTTTGGTTCTCCAACACTGATGTCAGCACTGACTTGAGAGGGTGTTTTTACTCTGGATATGTGAACGGCGACAGAGGTTCATATGCTGCTTTAAGCCTCTGCAAGGGTTTGAATGGCGCCTTTGGCTTCCAGGGTTGGGAATATTTCATCCGCCCGGTGCGCAATGACACCCGGAGCGCACAAGACGCGCACATCGTCCGACGCAGACCCAGCAACGACCTCAAGCAGAACTCCACTTCCAGGTGCGCAGTGGAGAGCGATCTGAGCCCCTTAGACGCGCAATCCCTGCAGAAATATAAGCAGATGACGGACCTCAATAATGTGACCGAAACGATGCTGAAGAAGATGGGCAGAGCTAAAAGGTTCGCGTCTGTCCCCCGGTACGTGGAGACGCTGGTGGCTGCGGACGAGTCCATGCTGAGCTTCCATGGGGATGACCTGAAGCACTACCTCTTGACGCTGATGTCGGTCGCAGCGAGGCTGTACAGGCACCCCAGCATCCTCAACTCCATCAGCGTCACAGTGGTGAAGATCGTGATTATATCCGAGGAGGACAAAGGTCCCAAAGTCTCCGGGAACGCAGCCATGACGCTGCGTAACTTTTGCACTTGGCAAAAGAAGATGAACAAACACAACGACAAGCACCCGGACTACTGGGATACAGCGATTCTCTTTACTAGACAG GATCTTTGTGGAGCCTCCACCTGCGACACTCTGGGCATGGCAGACGTTGGCACCATGTGCGACCCGAAGAGGAGCTGCTCTGTCATCGAAGACGACGGCCTACCCTCGGCCTTCACCACCGCTCATGAGCTCG GCCATGTGTTCAACATGCCACATGACAACGTGAAGGCCTGTGAAGATGTGTTTGGAAAGCTGCAGGAAAACCACATGATGTCCCCTACGCTTATTCAGATCAACCGCACCAGTCCCTGGTCTCCTTGCAGTGCTGCCATCATCACCGAGTTTCTGGACAGTGGACATG GGGATTGTTTGCTCGACCAGCCTCAGAAAACACTAGTTCTTCCAGATGTGCTGCCTGGTTCCTCCTACGATCTCGACCGTCAGTGTGAGCTCGCCTTCGGAGAAGGCTCCAAGCCGTGCCCTTTCCTGCAGCCGCCATGCAGCCGACTGTGGTGCACAGGGAAGTCCAGCGGCCATCTGGTGTGCATGACTCGACACTTCCCCTGGGCAGACGGGACCCGCTGTGGTGACGGGCAGGTCTGCGATCGAGGCGTCTGCTCTGACAAACAGCTACAAACTGTGAAG TTGGATGGTCGTTGGGGTAAGTGGGGTCCATTCGGTTCCTGTTCCCGCACATGTGGAAGCGGGGTCCAGCTGTCTAAACGAGAATGTAACAACCCAGCCCCTTCAAACGGGGGCAAATACTGCCAAGGAGTACGGGTCAAATATCGCTCCTGCAGCCTCAACCGCTGCCCTGAGACAG ATAAGACGTATCGAGAAGAGCAGTGTGAGACCTCTGGCCAGACTTTCAGCAGTAGCCGTGTTGCCCAGTCTGTGGTGTGGGTGCCAAAATACTCCGGAGTTTCACCAAAGGACAGATGCAAACTCATCTGCAGAGCTAACGGGACTGGCTATTTCTATGTACTGTCTCCCAAA GTTGTTGATGGGACTCCATGCTCGCCAGACTCCACAGGCATTTGTGTCCAAGGAAAGTGCATCAAAGCTGGATGTGACAGAGTAATTGGCTCCACAAAGAAGTTTGATAAGTGTGGAATCTGTGGAGGCGACAACAAGAGCTGCAAGAAGGTGTCGGGACTCTTCACCAAGCCTGT GCACGGCTACAACTTCGTTGTCGTGTTGCCAGTGGGTGCTGCCAATGTGGACATCCGTCAGCGAGGCTACAAGGGAATGATGGGTGATGACAACTACTTGGCAGTGAAGAACAGCAAGGGGCATTACCTTCTCAATGGGAATTATATTGTGTCCGCTGGCGAGAGAGACATCATTGTAAACAACAGCCTGTTGCGCTACAGCGGCACCACCGGCCTCTCCGAGACCCTGCATGCCGTGAATCCCCTAGGAGAGGCCTTGACTGTGGAAGTGCTGTGTGCAGGCAAGATAACACCTCCTCGAATACGCTACTCCTTTTACCTTCACCGTCAGACCAAGGAAGACAAAATGCTGAAGAAGGGGGAGCGTGCAAATTCGGAGAACAGCGTCCTGACAAAAGACGAAATGACGGAGGATGAGGAAGACAATCTTAAAAGCTCTTACAGCAAGATGAATGCTCTTGTCGGGAAATGGATATCTGCACCCTGGGAAGTGTGCTCGGTGTCCTGCGGCCGTGGTTTCCAGAGGAGGATGGTGCAGTGTCTAAAATCAGATGGCAAGCCAGGGCTGGACTGTGATTCTTCACAAAGACCCTCTGCCACCAGGGTTTGCGGAGGCCCTTGTGCTGATTGGTATATTGGGCAGTGGTCTCCCTGCTCCAGAACCTGTGGGAAGGGCTTCAAGAGACGACCTCTCCACTGCAAAGACCAGACTGGGCTTCTGCTCCCAAGGGATCTTTGCAAGGGCTTACGTAAACCTCAGGAGCTGGACTTCTGTAACCTAAGCACTTGTCAGTAA